The Sporichthyaceae bacterium DNA window GCCTCCGGCACCGTGGTCAGCACGCTGAACCCCAACGACCGCCACAGCCCCACCGCCGCGGTATTGCTCTCCACCACCGCGTTGAACTGCATCGCCCGATAGCCATCCTCAACGGCCGCTGCCAGCACGAACTCCCCCAACGCCCGCCCCACGCCACGCCCCGCGGCCGCCGGATCCACGATGAAGCTCGCATTGGCCACGTGCGCCCCGCCCCCGTCCAGATTCGGCACCAACTTCGCCGACCCCAGCACCCGATCGCCATCCACGGCCACGAACGTCCGCCCCGGCGGTCGCCGCAGCCACCAACCCCGCGCCTGCTCCTCGGGCAGGTCGCGGTCAACCGTGTACGTCTCCCCCGCCGCCAGGATCCCGCGCAAAAACGCCCAAACACCCGGCCAGTCCGCCCCCGTCGCTTCCCGGATCTGCACGCCTCAGCCCGGCACCCGAGCCAACGCGAACCGCGCCGTGGCCCGATGCACCAAGCCACCCTCATCGGCCTGACGCTGCGTCAGCATCGCGAAGACCTCCTCCTTCGCCGCCGGCAACCGATCCGGACCCACCGCGTCGATCAGAATCCGACCGCCGTGCGAACCCACCCAGGCCCAGTACTGGTCGACGCCGGAGAACCGGATCTCCTGCGCCGTTTCGGCCACCTCCACCTCTATGAACCCGGCCTCGGTGAGCATTGCCGCAATGGTCTCCGGGTGGTCGAACGGTTTGTCCGTGGCCTCCTCCCACGGCGGACCCTCGCGGTGTCGGTAGAGGATGCCCATCGCCTCGGCGAATTTCG harbors:
- a CDS encoding GNAT family N-acetyltransferase, with product MQIREATGADWPGVWAFLRGILAAGETYTVDRDLPEEQARGWWLRRPPGRTFVAVDGDRVLGSAKLVPNLDGGGAHVANASFIVDPAAAGRGVGRALGEFVLAAAVEDGYRAMQFNAVVESNTAAVGLWRSLGFSVLTTVPEA